The Pogona vitticeps strain Pit_001003342236 chromosome 3, PviZW2.1, whole genome shotgun sequence genome includes a window with the following:
- the KCNE2 gene encoding potassium voltage-gated channel subfamily E member 2: protein MASVTLQNFTQALEEAFKNTFINYMNSWRTNTTIEDEKLQDSLDAENLNYVILYLMVMIGIFSFIIVAILVSTVKSKRREHSKDPYHQYIVDDWGEKIKSQVLLQDDLKATIHENAGAKSKGSPSLSSSVGEMATA from the coding sequence ATGGCCAGTGTCACTTTACAGAATTTCACCCAGGCTCTGGAAGAGGCTTTCAAGAACACATTCATCAACTATATGAACAGCTGGCGCACTAACACAACAATAGAAGACGAAAAGTTGCAAGATAGTCTTGATGCTGAAAATCTGAATTATGTTATCTTGTATCTCATGGTAATGATTGGCATCTTCTCTTTCATCATTGTGGCAATCTTAGTGAGCACCGTGAAATCCAAGAGACGAGAGCACTCCAAAGATCCTTATCACCAGTACATAGTCGATGACTGGGGTGAAAAGATCAAAAGTCAGGTTCTGCTCCAAGATGATCTTAAAGCCACCATCCACGAAAATGCAGGAGCAAAGAGCAAAGGAAGTCCCTCATTATCTTCATCCGTGGGAGAAATGGCTACAGCCTGA